The segment TGAATATGccatttctttatttatactgTCGATGAGAATactgtttgaaattttttgtatatatttctttttttctttacaatcaatatcaatttttactattttaaatttagttaaattgctgtgtttaatttaaaaatacttgttttcCATTTTCGAAAAatctttagaaatatttttagctGTATGAATATTTGGTTAGatgtatataattaaacaatttatttttgtgaatggttgtttattcaaataatacatatacattgTCAATAAGatgcaattattatattcaagaaTTTACCTTACTTACAAATTCATGAGTATCAAAAATAACAGgcatgtttattaaaaaaatataaaatgattttttaatccaCTTGAATATCATCAAACCTgtcattaaatatatgtacaattaaaggtaaaaataattgtttcatacaaaaaattatttgagaaagatatttatttttaaactttcttttacaaaattattataattacgtCATTGGGATTTTTATGATTTCgcaagaaatatttaaaacaagttATAATAATACCATGTCTATTTACAATGTCATTGACTTCGTAACGTATTGTGTatgtgtttttaataataaattaaagaaaggtataaatatatttaatcaacttttaaccattgagatttaattattgtcttAGAAGTTTGTAATATTGACGAATCAGATATTCgtatgtgtaaaataataccatttgtacgatttttagttgcctgatcagcaCCAATAACCAtatcaattgtaatattatttataccgCTGACATTAATCATTTCGagatctggattattttttataaattgaattataccAGAATTAGTAAGTTGCAATGTTCTGCAATGAGAACAATCCAATTCTTTTAGtccttttaatttgataagaAAGCTGTCTGTAACTGCAGTATTAAGACCACTTACGTctagtttttgtaaattttccatGTTTTTTAAAGCATCGAGACCTGTTTCAGTAATAGCTCGACAATTTCGAATGTctaatctttttatatttttacaattattagcaatagcagtaattgtactatctttaagattttttacataagCCAAGTTAAGATGTTCAAGgcattgtaattttgataactcatcaaGAACAGATGGAAAAGAAAGTGGCTCAGTATGAATAGTTGGTACTATAGTGCAACAATAAATttctaaacgtttaagttttttacaattgtttgaaattgctATTATTGATTCTTCATTGAGCCTAAGGCAAAGACCCAATATTAAACTTTCAAGATTTTCCATCTCTGTCAGCTTTTTTAAAGCAGTATCATTCataatattgcaagaattatgtattttcaaatgttttaaatttttgcaatattcaacaattgtatttgctaATTCCGGCATCATGTTACAAGCAATACCaagatattgaatattttttaagtttatccATTTTTCATGAGGAATTTCAGCTAGATCATAAGGACCAGGtggaatatcaagatgttttagatttttgcatgtacTAAAAATAGTATTGAGTATTTCTGTAGAGAGATGCTCATTATCCTGTCCACCCATTGTTAAGTCGATGTATTCCAAATTTACGAGTTTATTTAGCCATTTGGGTATATATAATACTTCAATGTCAAGATAAACaagtgttgttatttttgttatttcttgaAGAATTATGTTGTCTAAATGGAGGCCAtgtaatgtcaattttttaagatttttaaattttttaaaagtctaaaaataataaaaattcatttaaataatttatattcatttaattgatattattgtttgtCACTAGTGATGAACAACTAGTTAGTATTTAATAACAACTTACCATGAAAATATCTTCTTTCTGATCCTGCAGAGACTcggaaaataaatgaatttcattaatttctttaggaagactattaattattgcaaagagattaattatattattcgaTTCGTCGTGATCTATTGTTATTTTGaggctttttaatttatgcaactgtgtaaatgcttgaacaaaataattcaacgGTCTGATTTTAAGTTTACATTCcagacttgttaaatttttacagtgatcaccaataaatggcatgatacttgaatCACAAACATCTGAGAGAGATAATTCTTCTAAATAATTaccacatcttaataatatttctttgaggtatgattgtgtcaacaaacggttatcataacaacgtccaattgatgatttacatttgtattttttaatgtcataccaagcaagttgacatgcctctttccatttggtacaCACTACAATAAAAcatcaaattcaaaaattaataatacaaacatcgatatattattaacaaaaaagaaactttattttgataataatattcacctttttccatgtctatcctttctggtattggcaacaacatgatgatttttgctaATGAATCGTAATCCAGTGAATTAatgacaactttttttttatccttgtcACCATCATCAGAGATTTGTTGGTCTTTTTCAATACATATTCTCTTTGCACTCATTTTAAGTAATCACTGAAAATGCTGTTGTCGACGTCTTCGAGAACCTAAGGTTCtttaaatacagaaaaaaatgttgttaagTCCtgcttcttcttttttattaacaaaaattcaacttttgatttataaacaatttaaaggttaaaaaaaacgtggatcacaggatttttttttttttttttgtcatttaaccATTTCAACATAATCTTTACCTGAAACCCTAGGTGAACTCCTAGGTGTACGACTCCCTGCAGCTTTTATAatcttaaaaattcataattgtCGATAAGTAAAATTCTACAAAATAATAGTCGGtaattttttagctaaatGATGagattgttaaaatttttttcaaatccatAATTGCACTGATCATCTTGTTTTAAAACTCCATGATACTCTATAATATATTCTTTAGGTCATTCtgcttttattttactttgatCTGTGTATTACTTGTGTGATAgttcattttttatcatattgatTAAATCACGCGTATCGTTATCGTTATCATGTACATCAGTATACATACGAAAATAccaaatggtttatttttaaatccatTGAAATTTGCTGCTTTAAGCGcaacattatattttattgtttgcaTTGTTTTTTGCATTATGAAGATTGAATATTGAAGATTGAAGATTTAGTGCAAATTAAAGaatcaagtgttttttttaatttttattttattcagtaagtaaatattttacatatttctattacaataattttataatgttattaaaaatatttaactcgattatttaaaagttcCAAACAAAAATGTTATGTAACGCCATCTTGAGATATTATttctcaaaaattttttcatgccTAATTTGTCAGCTGGCTAGTTGGTCTATCCGtctatgtaatatttttattcacagGTTGTGCATTcataaatgttgataaataaataaacaatcagtCAAAAAGATACATAAACAGATACAGACAGATAGATTTAAACTTTTaagtaaagttaaaaaatttataaattgtagtattattaaagataaaattattaataaataatatataaaaatgccaTGCTggtattatgataaaaaagaattaaggCGTACACCATCAATACAAGATGGTATTGATTATGACACTGAGTGTAGATATAGAAAAGAAGGTGCCAGATTTATCATTGATACTGGATCAAAAATGGATCTTGGTTATAATACTATGGCTACTGGAGTTGTATATTTTCACCGATTTTATATGTTTCATTCATTTCAACAATTTCCTCGTCATGTAAGTTTTTTcctttatgtatttttacaaaaaacaaatgacatattattaattaatttgatgtaTATTTAGGTAACAGCTTGTGTTTGTTTATTTCTTGCTGGTAAAGTTGAAGAAACTCCTAAAAAATGtaaagatattattaaaatagctAAAAGTCAATTAactgaacaaaaatttttgacatTTGGTGAAGATCCAAAAGAAGAAGTTATGACATTAGAAAGAATTTTACttcaaacaattaaatttgatcTTCAAGTTGAACATCCTTACAGTTATTTGCTTGAATATGCTAAATGTTTAAAAGGTAAttacatatattaattaatttattaatttattattatatataaatttctatttgtttttctaggtgacaaaaataaattacaaaaaatggtTCAAATGGCATGGACATTTGCAAATGACAGGTAATgctattgattatttttgaatcatcaaattgtttattaatatttaaaatttgtttaatttagtTTATGTACAACATTGTGTTTACAATGGGAACCAGAAATAATTGCTGTTGCATTACTTTATCTTGCTGGCAAATTGAGTAAATTTGAAGTTGTTGATTGGAATGGAAGACAACCAAAACATTTACGTTGGTGGGATATGTTTGTTGAAGATTTAACAATGGATTTACTTGAAGATATATGTCATCAAGTATTAGATCTTTATTCACAAGCAAATCAAGCTAAACCACCAGATTCACCACCATTAATACCACCAAGTCAACAAGCATCACGTGAAAATCAACCACCAGTAGCTATTGATCAATCATCAAATCTTTCAAatggtaaataaattgtgtttttttaattattaattactgtattttaatt is part of the Aphidius gifuensis isolate YNYX2018 linkage group LG1, ASM1490517v1, whole genome shotgun sequence genome and harbors:
- the LOC122847626 gene encoding cyclin-K-like, with the protein product MPCWYYDKKELRRTPSIQDGIDYDTECRYRKEGARFIIDTGSKMDLGYNTMATGVVYFHRFYMFHSFQQFPRHVTACVCLFLAGKVEETPKKCKDIIKIAKSQLTEQKFLTFGEDPKEEVMTLERILLQTIKFDLQVEHPYSYLLEYAKCLKGDKNKLQKMVQMAWTFANDSLCTTLCLQWEPEIIAVALLYLAGKLSKFEVVDWNGRQPKHLRWWDMFVEDLTMDLLEDICHQVLDLYSQANQAKPPDSPPLIPPSQQASRENQPPVAIDQSSNLSNVVTPSKITKIDSTIVSSNGYQQTDPLEPSKSQDKLSHFPNYQQGFKNTPGGYQTGFSQTNISVPPPSVNTVNHMVTTMRMGSHIRQPSTIPSTVVQPVVAPPPPPPPPLPAPFVPYGYPTNASYFQAGNQIAQPPPPPPPGNSTRSYYAKKP